In the genome of Stomoxys calcitrans chromosome 4, idStoCalc2.1, whole genome shotgun sequence, the window accgattcggaccatacctaGTTTGATGTTGGACACCATAGTCGAaatcaatgtgcaaaatttcaggggtcaagaagtaaaatcgggagatcgatttacatgggagctatatcaggttattgaccaattccgACGACATTTGCcgcgtatgttgaaagtcagaggagaagtcgttgcacaaaatttcatccaaatcggaaaaaattgcggcttctcaAGAAGTATCTTcagtagataggtttatatgggagccatatcaggttgtgaaccgatttataaagaaaacatttcattcaaaatcgatggaccgattcggaccatactaagcacgtatgtttaaggtcatggaaacagttactgtgcaaaattttatctaaattggataagtttgttttggttaggttgaaaagagggtgcagatattaatccaccccgtGCCACAAAGGACACACACcgaagccaataatcggcttgttgtgagctctaaaaacttttaagtaatttctaaaaaaaaaaattttgttaggaatttcgtgctacttacaaaaccctCAATTATGCCCTAAACGCATGCCCTAAACATCCTTACACTTGccccaccgattttacataagtgagctcgtagtcctatgtgtcccgttatgataccaatacctatacttctcacgatctggatccccccataggattttcgccattctaccgaccgtttctctGTTCTACTGGATCGCATAATTGAATATTTCCTTAAGtcgaactgcgtcgactcgaaagttttctggttaaccaagtacattgacagcagtcctctggcctttaccgtcaaatcgtctgccctttcattcccccttactccgttatggcccggcacccaaacgatgcggattttgccatcctcagagaaggcgttaatctccttcttacactgcaagacagttcgtgaccttactatgctggttgttattgcccttatggcaattttactgttggtaaagatgttcatactcgaagtCTTCGCGtttgcaccacaccacttcacgcattctgtgatcacccggatctctgcctgcaggaccgtattatggtcaggcagtctaaaacagacctcagtccctgggttctcaatcttgacccccaggcccactctgtcctctagctttcatcCAACCGTgaaacataatcttccagatggcaatagtatgtcaatccaagactgtgcctttgGCAGCAGTTTCTCGCACTCTACCTCAAGTGtgatctcaggtatccgatcggaaacctcttcccttccttccaggtttcctatcgtagcctctattataccgcaatggtatgagctgctcccatcctcaatccattctcccatcgccttaatcggataagaattgcgttttgtagcggttcaagaagtcaagatccgagatcggtttataagggggctgTATCTAAATGtacaccgatatagcccaattacaatctcaactgacctacattaagaagaagtatttggtcaaaatttcaagagttGAGCTTTGCTGCTTCGAATGTTAGCATACTTTCAACAGACGGtctgatggacggacatgacaagATGGACTTAAaaggtcatgacgatcaagaatatataccttAACGGGTctaagaagaatatttcgatatgttacggACGGAATAACGAATTGAGtaaaccctcatcctatggtggagtgtacaAAAGATCCCAGAGTAGGGTAATTCCTCTTTTTTTGTCATTGCTATATTGTgtaaattataccctacactaatactgtggtacagggtattataactaagtgcatttgtttgtaacacccagacggaagagagatagacccattgataagtataccgatcgactcagaatcactttctgatttgatttagctttgcccatctgtctgtccatgttaatttgtgtacaaactacaggtcgcagttttcatccgatcgtcttcaaatgggcatatttttcggcctagatacgaagcctattgaaattggaaaaaatcggttcagatttggctatagctctcatatatatgttcgtccgatttgcggtaatactgcaataaaatggtcatttgttaaccgattctctcgaaatttgacaggaagaattttcttatgactcccgacatcacaggtgaatttaaaagaaatcggttcaaatttggatatagctccgctatatatatatgtccgtccaatttgcagtaacaatgcaataaaatggtcatttgctaaccgattatCCTGAAATtggttaggaaggattttctcttgactctcaacattactggtgaattttgtgcaaatcggttcagatgtagatatagctctcatatatatttatatataacgcccgattttcactcctggagccacagctaacgcatttattgaccaatcttcccaaaacttcgtccaacgctttcctcgacgactgtcacagtatatgagaagtttgctcgaaatcggttcagattaagataaagctcctatatataagttcgtccgatttgaagtaatattgcaataaaatggtctttcgctaaccgattctctcgaatttcttatgactcttgatatagctggcaaatttcatagaaatcggcccagatttagatatagctgtcatatatatatatcgttaGATTTAcgccccaagagccactgcaagcgcatttttgaccaatcttaccaaaattttgcaccacgctttcctcgacgactaccacattatctgagaagtttgcttgaaatcggttcagaaatatatataactcccatatatatgttcgtcagattatgggtaatttgcaaaaattttgtcatttgtcaaccgctcaccaaggtccatcaaaattggttcagaattggttacagctcccacattgtacttacaaggtaagtgtagggtattatacagtcggcaccgcacgacttttgcctttcctttctgGTTTTCTTCTTTATACATTTTCCTCATAAATCATTGCTGAAAGATGGACCAAGCTGTTggtgttatattaaaatattatgGTTTAATACATGGTTGTATTTACTGATCTGATAATAAGGTGCATTATGGAAATATACAAGGAATTaatcaaaaatcagcaaatagaTCGGCGTGGCGATCAGTTTTTGATCGATGCATGGGTTTTGTTTCgggaaatttatcaaaattcgatATATCCTCCATATTGGCCACATGGGGAATAAAGGGGGCAGTAACTTCCCTATTTAGAATAGCATAccaatctaaatttttgaaccaTGGATGATTTTTAATATCTTTGTTGCCAttaatcaaattgccatatctgaaaaaaaaatttaatttaaataaattttcttgattttaCAGTGGTCTTGTACCTTTTTGATAGGTCCACCTGCAGTAGGTGATCTACTAAATCTTTCAACTGAGTGCTAAAGAATGTGGGCATTTTATATTCACCCTCACATATTTTGGAGTACATTACCATAATTTCTCGATTGTGTGGTGAAAATGGTGAAATTCCTGCTACAAATTCATACAGGAGAATACCATAGGACCACCAATCGACACTGGTGCCATAGGgttttgattttattatttCGGGTGCCAAATACTCGGGAGTACCGCACAATGTCATGGTACGTGTTTCAACTTTCTGCAAAGAAACTTAGAATTAAAAGACATAAGGGGCACACATCTGCGAGAAGCATTTAGGGAAAAACTCGCAAGACAAGCCTTACGTGTTTCaaagtttatttgtttttgggagacagatagacggacggacagcgcTAAATCGTCTCAGATAATGACATGAAACAATGATGGAAAAATGAAAGTGGCAAGATGGTCTCAGAATTTTTGTCAGAGAACTCgaagggaaaaaatttaaagcatatGAAGCAGAATGTCATATCTTTTAAAATGATAAAGAGTATATAAAAGTTTCTCCCAGCATTTATGCTACTCTATGACTTACCTTGGCAAAACCAAAATCCGTAATTTTGATATATCCCTTCgaatcaattaaaatattttccggTTTTAGATCTCTATATAACAAACTCATGCCATGGAGATATTCTAGACCCATAAAGACTTGCGAAGCATAAAATCGAGCTTGTTTTTCATTGAATCTTTTAActctaagaaaattaaaaaaataaagtgaaagcgtgctatgttcggccgggccaaatcttatataccctccaccatggatcgcatttgtcaagttctttggccgatatctctttatcgacaaacaaaggataatggataagaattgctatgcaatttcaactgt includes:
- the LOC106089482 gene encoding cAMP-dependent protein kinase catalytic subunit 2-like isoform X1, whose translation is MFVYINVVDKCAKGVCVQLFKGIYLIFRHNALTIEILFCCLIVVQNLFLEKEDRSCNMKTIELQRIQSLGTSIDQGQEIKKTSVAYASPEKFYNPADNYDSLMGKFREEFAKIWDTSNPSPSTGLEGFEELATLGAGSFGRVILAKNCKSGKYYAVKILIKDQIVKTKQVTHVHSEKKVLASIRFPFLIHLEFSCKDFDYLYLGLPYINGGELFTYHRKVKRFNEKQARFYASQVFMGLEYLHGMSLLYRDLKPENILIDSKGYIKITDFGFAKKVETRTMTLCGTPEYLAPEIIKSKPYGTSVDWWSYGILLYEFVAGISPFSPHNREIMVMYSKICEGEYKMPTFFSTQLKDLVDHLLQVDLSKRYGNLINGNKDIKNHPWFKNLDWYAILNREVTAPFIPHVANMEDISNFDKFPETKPMHRSKTDRHADLFADF
- the LOC106089482 gene encoding cAMP-dependent protein kinase catalytic subunit 2-like isoform X2 — translated: MFVYINVVDKCAKGVCVQLFKGIYLIFRHNALTIEILFCCLIVVQNLFLEKEDRSCNMKTIELQRIQSLGTSIDQGQEIKKTSVAYASPEKFYNPADNYDSLMGKFREEFAKIWDTSNPSPSTGLEGFEELATLGAGSFGRILAKNCKSGKYYAVKILIKDQIVKTKQVTHVHSEKKVLASIRFPFLIHLEFSCKDFDYLYLGLPYINGGELFTYHRKVKRFNEKQARFYASQVFMGLEYLHGMSLLYRDLKPENILIDSKGYIKITDFGFAKKVETRTMTLCGTPEYLAPEIIKSKPYGTSVDWWSYGILLYEFVAGISPFSPHNREIMVMYSKICEGEYKMPTFFSTQLKDLVDHLLQVDLSKRYGNLINGNKDIKNHPWFKNLDWYAILNREVTAPFIPHVANMEDISNFDKFPETKPMHRSKTDRHADLFADF